Genomic window (Sphingobacteriaceae bacterium):
ACGGATTATAAATCCGGTCCGAAATGTTGATGAGGATCGTATGGGTTTCAGTGTACTGGTCCAAGGTTTGGCTGGCCCGCTCCCGGCCGATGCCCGACTGCTTGAAGCCGCCGAAGGGAATGCCCGGGAAGCTGATGAAGGGCGTGTTGATGCCCACGGTGCCCGCCTTGATGCTGCGGGCCACCCGCTGGGCCCGGGCCCCGTCCCGGGTGAAGACGGTGCCGGCCAGGCCGTAGATGACATCGTTGGCCAGGGCGATGGCCTCGGCCTCATCCTTGAAGGGGGTGGCGGTGACCACCGGGCCGAAGATTTCTTCCTGGGCCACGCGCATCTTGATGCCCACATCGGCCAGTACGGTGGGCTCGTAGAAAGCTCCTTGCGCATACGGTTCCGGCAGGCCTTCAGGCCGGCGGCCGCCGCACAGGAGCTTGGCCCCCTCCTCCAGGCCCGACTTGACGTAGCCGTCCACACGCTGCCACTGGGAGGTGGATACCAGGGAACCCACCTGGGTTTCAGGATCCAGGGGATCACCGATGCGCACCTTGCGGGCCTTTTCCGTGAACAGATCCAAGAACTTGTCGTAAACCTTCTCGTGGATGATGAGGCGGCTCCGGGCCTCGCACGTCTGGCCGGCATTGTAGTAAATGGCCCAGACGGAGGCCGCCGCCGCCCCTTCCAGGTCGGCATCGTCAAAGATGACGTTGGGGGACTTGCCGCCCAATTCCAAGGTCACCCGCTTGATGCCGTCGGCGGCCATCTTCATGA
Coding sequences:
- a CDS encoding aldehyde dehydrogenase family protein; the encoded protein is MSGDVRQRYLMVIDGEQVEGGGGFRPVINPAVNKELTQVAVANREDVDRAVAAARKAFTGDWAKFGPVERSRVLLKFSDLIRENTDELARLETLNVGKAIAGAKAEVRGAANELEFFASHTRLTGETLPGSGSMFSYTTRQPVGVCAAIVPWNFPILMAAWKIGPALAAGCTLVLKPATATPLTAIRLAELALEAGIPPGVLNVVVGPGTEVGAYLVSHPGVDKVAFTGETTTGREIMKMAADGIKRVTLELGGKSPNVIFDDADLEGAAAASVWAIYYNAGQTCEARSRLIIHEKVYDKFLDLFTEKARKVRIGDPLDPETQVGSLVSTSQWQRVDGYVKSGLEEGAKLLCGGRRPEGLPEPYAQGAFYEPTVLADVGIKMRVAQEEIFGPVVTATPFKDEAEAIALANDVIYGLAGTVFTRDGARAQRVARSIKAGTVGINTPFISFPGIPFGGFKQSGIGRERASQTLDQYTETHTILINISDRIYNP